A single Lolium perenne isolate Kyuss_39 chromosome 6, Kyuss_2.0, whole genome shotgun sequence DNA region contains:
- the LOC127305909 gene encoding probable fucosyltransferase 7, with protein MDVKWARSPRSSADGDDDKRRAPRWGGAVRPSMVLVGFLFTLSLLVLVFGGRWGGSLPSTSPSSSSPSSTTPETTVRHVVDGTGAGTAPPQKTTIPPKNVTAPSAKTLSQDRLLGGLLSAAFDESTCQSRYKSSLYRKPSPFPLSPYLVKKLRKYEARHKKCGPGTKSYRKAIEQLQAGRNVDSSECKYVVWFPCNGLGNRMLTITSTFLYALLSGRVMLVNVHQEQEGLFCEPFPGTSWVLPAGFPEGNPGKLHFDAPESYVNMLKHNVIRGDTPAAALPPYVYLHVEQSRLRLSDNIFCDDDQATLGKFTWMILKSDSYFAPALFLTPMYEKELARMFPQRESTFHHLGRYLFHPTNKVWGIVRRYYEAYLARADEKIGFQIRIFPEKPIKFENMYDQLTRCIREQRLLPELGEPALVNATDNNDGKVKAVLIASLYPGYYDGIRGLYYENPTRTGEVVAVYQPSHEEKQEYTSNQHNQKALAEIYLLSYCDKIAMTAWSTFGYVAYGFAGVKPWILLRPAWDKEVSPVACVRSTSVEPCLHSPPILSCRAKRDVDVAAVKPYVRHCEDVSFGLKLFDN; from the exons atggacgtgaagtggGCGCGGAGCCCCCGGTCTTCGGCCGACGGCGACGACGACAAGCGGAGGGCGCCCAGGTGGGGCGGCGCCGTCCGGCCGTCGATGGTGCTCGTCGGCTTCCTCTTCACCCTGTCCCTCCTCGTGCTCGTCTTCGGCGGCAGGTGGGGAGGCTCCTTGCCCTCTACCTCGCCGTCGTCCTCCTCGCCGTCTTCCACCACGCCTGAGACCACCGTTCGCCACGTCGTCGACGGCACCGGCGCCGGCACCGCACCGCCCCAAA AAACCACAATTCCTCCGAAGAACGTGACTGCGCCATCAGCCAAAACTCTGTCCCAGGACAGGCTTCTTGGAGGATTGCTCTCTGCAGCATTCGATGAATCCACCTGCCAGAGCCGATACAAATCATCCCTGTACCGGAAGCCATCGCCGTTCCCCCTCTCCCCCTACCTGGTGAAGAAGCTCCGGAAGTACGAGGCTCGCCACAAGAAATGCGGCCCGGGCACCAAGAGCTACAGAAAAGCCATCGAGCAGCTCCAGGCGGGGCGCAATGTGGACAGCTCCGAGTGCAAGTACGTGGTGTGGTTCCCCTGCAACGGCCTCGGCAACCGCATGCTCACCATCACCTCCACCTTCCTCTACGCGCTGCTCTCCGGCCGAGTCATGCTCGTCAACGTGCACCAGGAGCAGGAGGGGCTCTTCTGCGAGCCATTCCCGGGCACCTCCTGGGTGCTCCCCGCCGGCTTCCCCGAGGGCAACCCCGGGAAGCTCCACTTCGACGCGCCCGAGAGCTACGTCAACATGCTCAAGCACAACGTCATCCGCGGCGacacgccggcggcggcgctgccGCCCTACGTGTACCTCCACGTCGAGCAGAGCCGCCTCAGGCTCTCCGACAACATCTTCTGCGACGACGATCAGGCCACGCTCGGCAAGTTCACCTGGATGATACTCAAGTCCGACAGCTACTTCGCGCCGGCGCTGTTCCTCACGCCCATGTACGAGAAGGAGCTCGCCAGGATGTTCCCGCAGCGAGAATCCACGTTCCACCACCTCGGCCGGTACCTCTTCCACCCGACCAACAAGGTGTGGGGCATCGTGCGCAGGTACTACGAGGCCTACCTCGCCAGGGCGGACGAGAAGATCGGGTTCCAGATCAGGATCTTCCCGGAGAAGCCCATCAAGTTCGAGAACATGTACGACCAGCTCACCCGCTGCATCAGGGAGCAGCGCCTGCTGCCGGAGCTCGGGGAGCCTGCATTGGTGAACGCGACCGACAACAACGACGGGAAGGTGAAGGCCGTGCTGATCGCGTCACTCTACCCGGGATACTACGACGGGATCCGGGGCCTGTACTACGAGAACCCGACCAGGACCGGCGAGGTCGTGGCGGTGTACCAGCCCAGCCACGAGGAGAAGCAGGAGTACACCTCCAACCAGCACAACCAGAAGGCCCTCGCCGAGATCTACCTGCTCAGCTACTGCGACAAGATCGCCATGACCGCCTGGTCCACCTTCGGCTACGTCGCATACGGCTTCGCCGGCGTCAAGCCCTGGATCCTGCTCCGCCCGGCCTGGGACAAGGAGGTTTCCCCGGTCGCCTGCGTCAGGTCCACGTCCGTCGAGCCCTGCCTGCACTCGCCGCCCATCCTCAGCTGCAGGGCCAAGCGGGACGTCGACGTGGCCGCCGTCAAACCTTACGTACGGCACTGCGAGGACGTCAGCTTCGGCCTCAAGCTCTTCGATAACTAA